In one Nocardia tengchongensis genomic region, the following are encoded:
- the gcvP gene encoding aminomethyl-transferring glycine dehydrogenase translates to MIWTRSFADRHIGPDSGETGRILETVGVESLDELATRAVPASILDAPEGNGLNALPDAVSEHDALAELAALADSNTVATSMIGLGYYDTLTPPVLLRNLVENPAWYTAYTPYQPEISQGRLEALLNFQTMVGDLTGMEVANASMLDEATAAAEAMTLLQRANRKSKSERLLIDTDLFPQTRTLLYTRAEPLGIEIVEADLAAAALPEGDFFGVIVQQPGASGRIVDWAPVIEAAHERGALVAVGADLLALTLITPPGEQGADACFGTTQRFGVPLGFGGPHAGYLAVHSAHARQLPGRLVGVSVDADGNLAYRLALQTREQHIRREKATSNICTAQVLLAILAGMYASYHGADGLRSIARRVHGHAQWLAAGLGDAVVHQSFFDTVLVNVPGGAEAVVAKAKGEGINLRLVDADHVAIACDEVTTDTHIVAVLDCFGAEVPVGPEGALFHGKQRPHIEVRTSEYLTAPAFTKYRTETAMLRYLRALSDKDIALDRSMIPLGSCTMKLNAAAEMEAITWPGFNRVHPYAPVEDAPGLIKLIEDLEGWLCAVTGYDRVSLQPNAGSQGEYAGLLAIRRYHLDRGDSHRDTCLIPASAHGTNAASAAMVGMRVEVVKTSPNGDIDLDDLRAKIADHAERLACIMITYPSTHGVYEHEVAELCELVHEAGGQVYVDGANLNALVGLARPGKFGGDVSHLNLHKTFCIPHGGGGPGVGPVAVREHLAQYLPGDPLVKGSHAVSAAMYGSASILPITWAYIRMMGADGLRRATLTAIASANYIARKLDPHFPVLYTGDNGMVAHECILDLREITKRTGVTVDDVAKRLADYGFHAPTMSFPVAGTLMVEPTESENLEELDAFIAAMIAIKGEIDQVEAGVWPVEDNPLRGAPHTAECLVGEWDHPYTRETAVYPMGVKHTRAKVWPSVRRIDGAYGDRNLVCSCPPLDAYAE, encoded by the coding sequence GTGATCTGGACTCGATCCTTCGCCGACCGCCACATCGGCCCCGACAGCGGCGAAACCGGCCGCATCCTCGAGACCGTGGGCGTCGAGTCGCTGGACGAGCTCGCCACCCGGGCCGTGCCCGCGAGCATCCTGGACGCCCCCGAGGGCAACGGCCTGAACGCGCTGCCCGACGCCGTCTCCGAACACGACGCGCTGGCCGAGCTTGCGGCACTGGCCGATTCGAACACCGTCGCCACCTCCATGATCGGGCTCGGGTACTACGACACCCTCACCCCGCCGGTGCTGCTGCGCAACCTCGTCGAGAACCCGGCCTGGTACACCGCCTACACGCCCTACCAGCCCGAGATCAGCCAGGGCCGGCTCGAGGCCCTGCTCAACTTCCAGACCATGGTCGGCGACCTGACCGGCATGGAGGTCGCCAACGCCTCCATGCTCGACGAGGCCACCGCCGCGGCCGAGGCGATGACCCTGCTGCAGCGGGCCAACCGCAAGTCCAAGTCGGAGCGGCTGCTCATCGACACCGACCTGTTCCCGCAGACCCGCACCCTGCTCTACACCCGCGCCGAGCCGCTGGGCATCGAGATCGTCGAGGCCGACCTGGCCGCCGCCGCGCTGCCCGAGGGCGACTTCTTCGGCGTGATCGTGCAGCAGCCGGGCGCGTCGGGCCGGATCGTGGACTGGGCCCCGGTCATCGAGGCCGCGCACGAGCGTGGCGCGCTGGTCGCGGTGGGCGCCGACCTGCTCGCGCTGACCCTGATCACCCCGCCCGGCGAGCAGGGCGCGGACGCCTGCTTCGGCACCACGCAGCGCTTCGGCGTGCCGCTGGGCTTCGGCGGGCCGCACGCCGGCTACCTGGCCGTGCACAGCGCGCACGCGCGGCAGCTGCCGGGCCGCCTGGTCGGCGTCTCGGTGGACGCCGACGGCAACCTCGCCTACCGGCTCGCCCTGCAGACCCGTGAGCAGCACATTCGCCGCGAGAAGGCGACCTCGAACATCTGCACCGCCCAGGTGCTGCTGGCCATCCTGGCCGGCATGTACGCCTCCTACCACGGCGCCGACGGTCTGCGATCGATCGCGCGCCGCGTGCACGGACACGCGCAGTGGCTGGCCGCCGGCCTCGGCGACGCCGTCGTGCACCAGAGCTTCTTCGACACCGTGCTGGTCAACGTGCCCGGCGGCGCGGAAGCCGTTGTGGCCAAGGCGAAGGGCGAGGGCATCAACCTGCGCCTGGTCGACGCCGACCACGTGGCCATCGCCTGCGACGAGGTCACCACCGACACTCACATCGTGGCCGTGCTCGACTGCTTCGGCGCGGAGGTCCCGGTCGGCCCCGAGGGCGCGCTGTTCCACGGCAAGCAGCGCCCGCACATCGAGGTCCGCACCTCCGAGTACCTGACCGCGCCCGCGTTCACCAAGTACCGCACCGAGACCGCCATGCTGCGCTACCTGCGCGCGCTCTCGGACAAGGACATCGCGTTGGACCGCAGCATGATTCCGCTGGGCTCCTGCACCATGAAGCTCAACGCGGCCGCCGAGATGGAGGCCATCACCTGGCCCGGCTTCAACCGCGTGCACCCCTACGCGCCGGTCGAGGACGCGCCCGGCCTGATCAAGCTGATCGAGGACCTCGAGGGCTGGCTGTGCGCGGTCACCGGCTACGACCGGGTTTCGTTGCAGCCCAACGCCGGTAGCCAGGGCGAGTACGCGGGCCTGCTGGCGATTCGCCGCTACCACCTCGATCGTGGTGACTCGCACCGGGATACGTGCCTGATCCCCGCCAGCGCGCACGGCACCAACGCCGCCTCCGCGGCCATGGTCGGCATGCGGGTGGAGGTCGTCAAGACCAGCCCCAACGGCGACATCGATCTCGACGACCTGCGCGCCAAGATCGCCGACCACGCCGAGCGGCTGGCCTGCATCATGATCACCTACCCGTCCACGCACGGCGTGTACGAGCACGAGGTGGCCGAGCTGTGCGAGCTGGTGCATGAGGCCGGAGGCCAGGTGTACGTGGACGGCGCGAACCTCAACGCCCTGGTCGGCCTTGCTCGTCCGGGCAAGTTCGGCGGCGACGTCAGCCACCTGAACCTGCACAAGACCTTCTGCATCCCGCACGGCGGCGGCGGTCCCGGCGTCGGCCCGGTCGCGGTGCGCGAGCACCTGGCCCAGTACCTGCCCGGCGACCCGCTGGTGAAGGGCTCGCACGCGGTGTCGGCGGCCATGTACGGTTCGGCGTCGATCCTCCCGATCACCTGGGCCTACATCCGCATGATGGGCGCCGACGGCCTGCGCCGCGCCACCCTGACCGCCATCGCCTCCGCCAATTACATTGCGCGCAAGCTGGACCCGCACTTCCCGGTGCTCTACACCGGCGACAACGGCATGGTCGCCCACGAGTGCATCCTGGACCTGCGCGAGATCACCAAGCGCACCGGCGTCACCGTCGACGATGTCGCCAAGCGCCTGGCCGACTACGGCTTCCACGCCCCGACCATGAGCTTCCCCGTCGCGGGCACCCTCATGGTGGAGCCCACCGAGAGCGAAAACCTCGAAGAGCTGGACGCTTTCATCGCCGCCATGATCGCCATCAAGGGCGAGATCGACCAGGTCGAGGCCGGCGTCTGGCCGGTCGAGGACAATCCGCTGCGCGGCGCCCCGCACACCGCCGAATGCCTCGTCGGCGAATGGGATCACCCGTACACCCGCGAAACCGCCGTGTACCCCATGGGCGTCAAGCACACCCGCGCCAAGGTGTGGCCGTCCGTCCGCCGCATCGACGGCGCCTACGGCGACCGCAACCTGGTCTGCTCCTGCCCGCCGCTGGACGCCTACGCGGAGTGA
- a CDS encoding substrate-binding domain-containing protein produces MIVLALAVVGWAWLSDRSKQNDSRAASSCVDGTATLAVTVDPDVLTPVKAAADRFNATKPHVRDHCAQVNVTAQPSAAMVAAFRANKWDPALGPQPALWIPQSSRAVEQMRVPGLIAGTPAPIAVSPVVLAMPEELRHALDTAKVHWADLPKLQAGSLADAGLSGWGKLRLALPAGDGSLAVAAAVGSGVSGTDPLDEKAVATGQVISAISNLAAIAPAAKDTEGALTELAGATDAAAALHAVPATEQQVRAHPGLATFRPDAAGPVADYPAAQLTGPWVDQTQNLIAGLFADFLRAPDQSKLFTDNGFGAAAPAAKAPAKAVLDKVDQILAHPVLGVQATVLLDVSSSMSAAEGYGTRLANAAAALTSTMGVMPPEFGLGVWEYSKNLDGNNPYKVLTPTAPLIDNQRNALGQALSTVVASPSKPDRTYPTLEAAYKNVLANYAAARTNSILLITDGPEDDSPVTGDQLLADIAAATDPAHPVRVDVIVIGGAGTQTLQTLAQRTGGTYTKVGTTADLPFGTAVSQPLTTP; encoded by the coding sequence GTGATCGTGTTAGCGCTGGCCGTGGTCGGCTGGGCTTGGCTGTCGGATCGATCGAAGCAGAACGACAGCCGGGCCGCGTCGTCGTGCGTGGACGGCACCGCGACGCTCGCCGTCACCGTGGATCCGGATGTCCTGACGCCGGTGAAAGCGGCCGCGGACCGGTTCAACGCGACCAAGCCGCACGTGCGTGACCACTGCGCGCAGGTGAACGTGACCGCGCAACCCTCGGCGGCGATGGTCGCGGCGTTCCGCGCGAACAAATGGGATCCGGCGCTGGGGCCGCAACCCGCGTTGTGGATTCCGCAGTCCTCCCGTGCGGTCGAGCAGATGCGGGTGCCGGGACTGATCGCCGGTACCCCGGCGCCGATCGCGGTCAGCCCGGTCGTGCTCGCGATGCCCGAGGAGCTGCGCCACGCTCTCGATACCGCCAAAGTGCACTGGGCGGATCTGCCCAAGCTGCAAGCCGGTTCGCTCGCCGATGCCGGCCTGTCCGGCTGGGGCAAGCTGCGCCTGGCCCTGCCCGCCGGAGACGGTTCGCTCGCGGTGGCGGCCGCGGTCGGGTCGGGGGTATCGGGCACCGATCCTCTCGACGAGAAGGCCGTCGCCACCGGTCAGGTGATCTCCGCGATCTCCAACCTGGCCGCCATCGCGCCCGCCGCCAAGGACACGGAAGGGGCGCTCACCGAGCTGGCCGGTGCGACCGATGCCGCCGCCGCGCTGCACGCCGTGCCCGCCACCGAACAGCAGGTTCGCGCGCACCCGGGCCTGGCCACGTTCCGGCCCGACGCTGCCGGACCGGTCGCCGACTACCCGGCCGCCCAGCTCACCGGTCCCTGGGTCGACCAGACCCAGAATCTGATCGCGGGCCTGTTCGCCGACTTCCTGCGCGCTCCGGACCAGTCGAAACTGTTCACCGACAACGGTTTCGGCGCGGCGGCCCCTGCCGCCAAGGCGCCCGCGAAGGCGGTGCTGGACAAGGTGGATCAGATCCTCGCCCACCCCGTGCTCGGCGTGCAGGCGACCGTCCTGCTCGACGTGTCCTCGTCCATGTCCGCCGCCGAGGGCTACGGCACCCGGCTCGCCAACGCCGCCGCCGCGCTCACCTCCACGATGGGCGTGATGCCGCCGGAGTTCGGGCTGGGCGTGTGGGAGTACTCCAAGAACCTCGACGGGAACAACCCGTACAAGGTGCTCACCCCGACCGCGCCGCTCATCGACAATCAGCGCAATGCCCTCGGTCAGGCGCTGTCCACCGTGGTCGCGAGCCCGTCCAAGCCGGACCGCACCTATCCGACGCTGGAGGCGGCCTACAAGAACGTGCTCGCCAATTACGCCGCCGCGCGCACCAATTCGATCCTGCTCATCACTGACGGCCCCGAGGACGACTCCCCCGTCACCGGTGACCAGCTGCTCGCCGATATCGCCGCCGCGACCGATCCGGCGCATCCGGTGCGCGTGGACGTGATCGTGATCGGCGGCGCCGGCACCCAGACGCTGCAAACATTGGCCCAGCGCACCGGCGGCACCTACACCAAGGTGGGCACCACCGCGGATCTGCCGTTCGGCACAGCGGTTTCGCAACCCCTCACCACGCCGTGA